Below is a window of Halogeometricum rufum DNA.
CTCCCCCGACCGCCGGGTTCGACCGTCCCACCCGAACTGAAACACGGGCACAGCGAGGCCCACTAGTGCACCACCGATACGTCCACAGCGTCGTCGTCGTCCTCGTGACCCTCGCACTCGTGAGCGCGCCGGTCGGTACGGCAGCGGCTCAGTCCGACGGTTCGTCCGGTGCTTCGACCGACCGGGTCGAACTGGCCGACCGGGCGGAGACGGAGGCGTGGCTCGACGAGACGATGGCGCGCCAGTTGGAGGAGCACCGTATCCCGGGTGCGGCCGTCGTCGTCCTCAGCGACGGCGAGGTGGTACTCGCGAAGGGCTACGGCTACGCGGACCTCGCATCGCGGCGACCCGTCGACGCCGACGAGACGATTTTCAGCGTCGGCTCGACCGGGAAGCTCGTGACGTGGACGGCCGTGATGCAGGGCGTCGAGGACGGGCGGCTCGAACTCGACCGCGACGTCGACGACTATCTGATCGACTCCGCGGTCACGGTTCCGGACACGTACGAGGACCCCGTCACGCTGCGTCACCTCGGGACTCACTCGGCGGGCTTCGAGGACACCTTCGCGGGGATGGTCGCGGACGACCCCAGCGAGATACGCTCGATGGAGGCGATTCTCGCCGAGCATCAACCGGCGCGCGTCAGGCCGCCGGGACAGTTCGTCGCGTACTCGAACTACGGGACGGCGCTGGCGGGACACGCGCTCGCCGAACAGTCCGACGCGAGTTTCGCCGAACTGGTCGACGACCGCATCTTCACGCCGCTCGCGATGGACGACACGACCTACGCCCAACCGCTTCCCGCCCGACTGGAGTCCCGACGTGCCGTCGGATACACCTACCAGAACGGGGCGTATCGGGCTCACGACCCCGTGATATGGACACTTCCGCCCGAGGGCGGGTCGCTCCGCACGACCGCGACCGACATGGGGCAGTTCGCGCTCGCCCACCTGAACGAGGGAGCGTACGGCTCCGAGCGCATCCTCGAACCGGAGACGGTCCGCGAGATGCACCGTCGACAGTTCACGAAGTCCGAGGCGGTCCCGGAACTCAACGGGATGGGCTACGGGTTCATCGAGATGGACCGCAACGACGAGACCATCGTCGGACACTGGGGCGACACGCCCCGCTTCAAGAGCCTGCTCGCGCTGTACCCCGAGCGCGACACCGGCCTGTTCGTCGTCTACAACAGTCCCGGCGGGGCCCCCGCCCGGTTCGAACTCCTGCAGGCGTTCACGGACCGGTACTACCCGCGCTCGGACGAACCCGTCGTCGAACCCCCGGACGGTGCCGGCGAACGGGCGCGCGAACTGGCCGGCGACTACCGCTCGCTGACGGTTTCCGAGTCGTCGTGGGAACGCATCCTCGGCGTGATGACGCGGACCTACACCGTCGGGGCGACCGACGGCGGGTACCTGACGACCAGTCGGGTCGGGGCGGGGACGCAGACGTGGGTCGAGCGACGACCGGGCGTCTACGAGGAGGTCGGCGGGAGCGAACTGCTGGTCTTCCAGTTCGACGAGGACGGCCGCGCGACGCACCTGTTCCGACACGCCTTCGGGCCGGCCACGTACGAACGCGTCCCGTGGTACGAGCGCCTCACCGTCCTGCAGACGGTCGTCGGCGCGGGCGTCGTGGCCTTCCTATCCGTCCTCCTGCTCTGGCTCGGTGGCCCGGTGTGGCGACGGTGGCGAGGGGGTGCCGTGCCGAGCGACCGCGAACGGGCGGCCCGCTGGCTCCTGGGAACGGTGAGTCTGCTCTGGCTGGGAGTGTTGGTCGTCTTCCTGTTGGCCTGGGTCAACTTCAACGCGGAGATCGCCTCGCCGTCGCTGGCGCTTCGGGCCGGCACGGTCCTCAGGTGGGTCGCCCTCGCCGGGACGGTCGGTGCAGTCGCCGTGGCCGGGTTCGCGTGGCGCGACGGCCTCTGGACTCGCTGGGCTCGACTGCACTACTCGGTGGTGACGGCGCTCGCAGTCCTGTTCGCCTGGCAACTCTCTCTCGTCGGTATCCTCCCGCTGTAGAACTGGCTCGAAAGCCACGATTCCGAACCAACCCGTCGGTCGTCGAAGTATCGAACCGTGAGACGGCAGATTCGCGCGCGTCGCGCCGCGGTGGTACGTCGCCGCGCTGTTCGTCACAACGGGCGGTCAGTTCGGGTACGAGACCGAGTCCGACGCGGAACCGACACCGACTCCCGGTCGACGGTCGGAGGGGCGCTGACGACGAGAGGCGACTGCTCCGCAACTGCTTTCTCGGCGCCGCGAGTCGTCGAACCCATGTCTCCGACTGCGAACGGCCCTTCTTTCGGCAAGCGGTTCGGCGTGGCTCTGCTGCTGGGTGTACCCGGAATCGCGGCGCTCGTGGGCTACGTCTACCTCACGACACCGCCGACGGCCGTCCCGCCCGGACTGTCGCTCCCGCTTCTCGCCGTCGCCTCGGCCGTCACTCCGCTGCTGCTTCTCGTCGTCGCGTGTCTGCTCGGCGCGTACGCGGCACCGCGGGTGGGACTGCGGTCGTACGTAATCGAGCGGTCTGGAACTGGCGACGGTGTCTGGCGGCACCTCCGTGGAGAGGTCAGACTCGCCGTCGGAATCGGCGTCCTCGGCGGGGTTCTGATCGTCGTCCTCGACGCGGCGATGATGCCGTTCGTCGGGCAGGACCTACCGCAGTCCGTGATCGGAGCAACGAGACCGACCGTCTCGGACGTCCTCGCGTACGCGCCCGTCCGGTTCCTCTACGGAGGGGTGACCGAGGAGCTCATGCTCCGGTTCGGACTCATGTCCGCGCTCGCGTTCGCCGGGTGGCGCGTCACCGGCCGTCGGGCGGACGGGCCACGACCGGCCGTCGTGTGGGTCGCAATCGTAGTCTCCGCCGTGCTGTTCGGCCTGGGTCACCTCCCCGCACTCGCTCAGTCGGTCGCTCTCACCCCGGCGCTGGTCGCGCGGACGGTCCTCCTGAACGGGGTGGCCGGGGTCCTCTTCGGGTGGCTCTACTGGCGACGAAGTCTCGAGGCGGCGATGGTGGCTCACGCCTCGTTCCACGTTCCCCTCGTCGTCCTCTCGTTCGCCCAGGTCGCGACGGTCTGAGAGCGCCGTTCGCCTCCGGTCTCTCAGCGCTCCCGATCGAACGCGAGGAGGTTCCCGCGCCCGTCGACGGTCGAGACGGCCACGTCGCCGTCGAGACGGAAGTCGAACTCGACGCGTGACCCCTCCGCGGAGACGACTCGCGCCTCGCCGAACCCGTGTGCCAGAGCCACTACTGGGATTCGTTCGCACCGTTCCCCGCAGTTCCCACGTGACCTGAACCGCCGCCGAGAGAATCCCGAACGACATTTATCGCGGCGTCGCCACTCGCCGACGAGATGGGGACGCTGGCACTCGACATCGAGACGGCAAGTCCGTTCGCGGAACCGGACGGGGCGAACGACACCGAGTACTACGAGTGGCTGTCGGTCGCACTCGCGTACGTCGACGACGGCCCCGCGGGGGTCCGAGCGGACGGCGACGAACGGGAGACGGCGGTGCTGTTCCGTCGGGGAGGCTGGGACGACGACCACACCGCGGACCTGTTCGAGCGACTGTTCGAGTGGTGTGAGGCCCGCGACGTCGACCGGACGCTGACGTACAACGGCGCGTGGTTCGACCTGACGCATCTGGGGAACTGGGCGGCGTCGCTGGCGGCGTCGGAGACGCTCTCGGGCGCGCCGGGACGCCTCGCGGACTGCCTCGGCCGGCACGTCGACGTGGCGCCGGCGGCCGCCGACCGATACGCCGAGGAACTCTGGGAGGAACAGGTCGTCCTGCCGGACTGGAAGGCGTACCAACTGGCGGGCATCGACAACCCGCGCGTCTGGTACGACGACTACGACTTCGACGAGGGCTACCGCGAGGGCCTCGGCATCAACGAGTCGTTCGTCAAGGGCGAACACGTCGGGCGCGTCCTCGGCGAGCGCTACGTGGCGGGCGTCGTCGCCGGTATCGAGGAGACGCGGACGCACCGGGAACTGGAGCGTCTGCTGTACGACTACAGCGTCAGCGACGTGACGGACCTGTTCGACCTCTACCGCGAACTCGGCGGCGACGAACTCGACGCCGACTACCACTACCCGATAGAGGCCGGCGGCGGGTCGACGCAGCCGTCGCGCTGACGGGCCGGCGACGATGTCGTTCTCACGACTGCATCTCGCGAGCGCGAGTAGCTCACCCGTGAGCGAGACACTCGGCCGCCGAGAGCGGCCGTATCTGACGCGATCACACCTAATATCAAAATTGATTCTCGGTGCCGAGGATTTATATTCGAGTTCGTCGTAGCCATCGCTGTCGGCGCGTGGGCGCGGTCCCCCGAAGCCCGCCTGGCGGGCCGACGTGTGCGGGTCGTTCCGTGACGCACGGACGCGCCGTTACACACCATCCACCAACGCCACACGAACCCACTCGCCATATCGGCCACGCTGGCGGGCCGTCGAACGGACGGCGGCTACCACGCGTCGCGGCTCCCCCCGAGGGCCGCGGCGTCGCTCGACCGACCCACCCCGGGACGTGCCTACCTCCCGGGACGGAGTCACTCGCGGTTCGCGTCGGACTGCCTACCCCGACGCGACCCGCGGCAAGTCGAGTCGTCCAGCCGGTCGGTACCTGTCGCGCCCGGCGCGACCCACCCCCGATGGGTCCGCCACGACCGGCGCGACGGCGTCTGGTTTCTCTCTTCGAAACTGTCCTGCAGCGTCGCATCTCGCGGCAAACGTTTAGCCCCTCGCCTCGGTAGACGTGAGTATGAACGACGCCATCACGGGCGTGGAGGGTGACCTCCGAAGCAACGGCATCAGCGTCGAGTCGCTCCACGTGGGTGAGGAGTCGGTGACGCTGGAGTATCTCACGGCGTTTCCCGACGTGCACGTGAACCACGCCGAAATCGGCCGCGTCCTCACGACGTTCATCGACCGGGCGGAGGCGGACGAGTGGGACCCCGTCCGCATCGACGCGACGGTCCGCCGGCACGAGGACGACGTGCAGGGGACGTGGCACGCCGAAGCCGAGTGGTTCGAACGATACCTCGGCTACGAGTTGAGCGACGAGGACTTCTCGGAGTTGGTGCTCTCGACGCTGGAGGAGGGGGCGTCGACGTGACGCGACCGACCGCGCGGGGCGAGTGGGCGGAGGCGGCGGAGACCGAACGCGACGGCCGGGAGGCGGGCCGCCCCTCCCGCGAGTCGTTCTCGAAGGTGACGATGGGGTTCGACAGCGGCGGCGAGCGCTGTTCTGGCTGGCTCTACCGCCCCGACCGACCGGCCGAACCGCCCGTCGTCGTCATGGCCGGCGGCCTCGCCGGCGAGCGGTCGTTCGGACTGCCGAACTACGCCGAGCGACTCGCCGAGGCGGGGTACGCCGTCTTCCTGTTCGACTACCGCCACCACGGCGACAGCGGTGGCGACCCGCGCAACCTCGTCGACCCCTCGCGCCAGCGCGCCGACTGGGAGGCGGCCATCGAGGGCGTCCGGTCGAGAGACGGGCTCGACGGGTCCCGTCTCGTCCTCTGGGGGGTGGACGTCGGCGGCGGCCACGTCCTCGACGTGGCCGCGGACGACCCGCGCGTGCGCGCCGTCGTCTCGCAGACGCCCGTCCTCTCGGGCCGGTCGTTTCTCGGGACGCGGGGCTACGGCTTCCTCGCGAAGTCGGTGCTGGCGGGCGTCCGAGACCGCCTCCAGTCGCTCGTCGTCGGCCCCCACACCGTCCCCGTCGCGGGCGACCCCGAGGAGTTCGCCCTCGTCTCGACGCCCGGCGCGCGCCGCGGCTATCTGGACACCGTGCCGGCGGACTCGGCGTGGGTCAACGAGACGCCCGCCCGGTCGCTCCTGAACCTGACGCGGTTCACGGCGGGGACCGACCTCGACAGCGTTACCTGTCCGGTCCTCCTCCTCGGCGGGACGCGCGACGACGTGGTCCCCGTCGATTCGGTCGCCGCGGCCGCCGACGAACTCGCGGACGCGACGTTCGTCAGCCTCCCCGTCGGTCACTTCGACGCCTACGAGGGGTCGGGACTCGAACACGTCGTCGGCCACGGCGTCGCCTTCCTCGACGCCGAAGTGGACGGCTGACCGCCGCCGTTCGGGGTGTCGGGTTCGTCGACGCCGCCTCCGGCCGACGACGCCGCCACCGACAAAACAGTCAGATTCGGATACATTCGCCGCTACGGTTATATTCCCCGGTAGCCTCTGTAGCGCACCCATGACCAGTCAGTTCTCGCGCCCAGTTCGCGTCGCCGTCGTCGCCCTGTTGATACTTGCCGCCGTCGCCGTCCCCGTGGCGGCGCAGAGCGACGAGTCCTCGGCCGAGGCGTCCACGTACGACACGTTCGTCGAGATGTCCGAACTGTACAACGAGCGTGCGGCCTCGTTGGACCTCGGCGTCGCGGAACGCCTCCTCGCGGGGGCCCGCGTGAACGCCTACGTGACGGACGGCGACGAGGAGACGGCGTTCTCGTTCGCGCTGGACGACCAGATGCGCATCGTCGACATCCAGCCCGAACCCGACGACGACGCGACGGTCCGCATCGAGACCGACCGCGCGACGGTACAGCGAATCATCGACTCGGAGAACCCCGCCGCCGCGTTCCGGTCGGCGGTCACGAACGACGACATCCGCATCGACGGCGAGCGAGGTCACTTCGTCTCGCAGGCGGTGTGGACCGTCGCGAACGGGCTGAAGGGACTGCTCTTCTGAGACCCCGTCGCTGACCGGCAGTATCGGGCGCGTGCGTGACCTTCTTGGGCCGCCCCCGCACACCTTCGACAATGACTGCGACGCGCACCGTCGAACTCGAAGGACACAT
It encodes the following:
- a CDS encoding serine hydrolase domain-containing protein — its product is MHHRYVHSVVVVLVTLALVSAPVGTAAAQSDGSSGASTDRVELADRAETEAWLDETMARQLEEHRIPGAAVVVLSDGEVVLAKGYGYADLASRRPVDADETIFSVGSTGKLVTWTAVMQGVEDGRLELDRDVDDYLIDSAVTVPDTYEDPVTLRHLGTHSAGFEDTFAGMVADDPSEIRSMEAILAEHQPARVRPPGQFVAYSNYGTALAGHALAEQSDASFAELVDDRIFTPLAMDDTTYAQPLPARLESRRAVGYTYQNGAYRAHDPVIWTLPPEGGSLRTTATDMGQFALAHLNEGAYGSERILEPETVREMHRRQFTKSEAVPELNGMGYGFIEMDRNDETIVGHWGDTPRFKSLLALYPERDTGLFVVYNSPGGAPARFELLQAFTDRYYPRSDEPVVEPPDGAGERARELAGDYRSLTVSESSWERILGVMTRTYTVGATDGGYLTTSRVGAGTQTWVERRPGVYEEVGGSELLVFQFDEDGRATHLFRHAFGPATYERVPWYERLTVLQTVVGAGVVAFLSVLLLWLGGPVWRRWRGGAVPSDRERAARWLLGTVSLLWLGVLVVFLLAWVNFNAEIASPSLALRAGTVLRWVALAGTVGAVAVAGFAWRDGLWTRWARLHYSVVTALAVLFAWQLSLVGILPL
- a CDS encoding CPBP family intramembrane glutamic endopeptidase; translation: MSPTANGPSFGKRFGVALLLGVPGIAALVGYVYLTTPPTAVPPGLSLPLLAVASAVTPLLLLVVACLLGAYAAPRVGLRSYVIERSGTGDGVWRHLRGEVRLAVGIGVLGGVLIVVLDAAMMPFVGQDLPQSVIGATRPTVSDVLAYAPVRFLYGGVTEELMLRFGLMSALAFAGWRVTGRRADGPRPAVVWVAIVVSAVLFGLGHLPALAQSVALTPALVARTVLLNGVAGVLFGWLYWRRSLEAAMVAHASFHVPLVVLSFAQVATV
- a CDS encoding alpha/beta hydrolase, yielding MTRPTARGEWAEAAETERDGREAGRPSRESFSKVTMGFDSGGERCSGWLYRPDRPAEPPVVVMAGGLAGERSFGLPNYAERLAEAGYAVFLFDYRHHGDSGGDPRNLVDPSRQRADWEAAIEGVRSRDGLDGSRLVLWGVDVGGGHVLDVAADDPRVRAVVSQTPVLSGRSFLGTRGYGFLAKSVLAGVRDRLQSLVVGPHTVPVAGDPEEFALVSTPGARRGYLDTVPADSAWVNETPARSLLNLTRFTAGTDLDSVTCPVLLLGGTRDDVVPVDSVAAAADELADATFVSLPVGHFDAYEGSGLEHVVGHGVAFLDAEVDG